CCATAGGATTATTGTCGGCACTATTTTTTGTTTTTACTTATAGTGCGTTTTTCGGAGAATTAATAAGTGTTAACAGACAGATTGTCTCTGAATTTTTTTTAGTTCTCTCTATTTTAATCTGGATTGATAAGGCATTGCCTATTAATGAAAAGAGACTTTTGCTCATCGTTTTTGGTGCTTGTATTGCAGTTTCGCACTATTCACTTGCTATTATTTATTTAGTTTTTATCACGCTTGTTGTAATCATTTCAAGTATTAAATCAAAATTCGATGACACATTCAACGCTCCTACTGTTCTGTCTATTTTCGGCATTACATTTCTATGGTACATGTTTAGTGCCGGTTCAACTACGTATTCTACCTTAAATTTGATTGTAGACACGATTCGGCGGGCTTTTGCTCAATTGACCAACTTCCAACTGGCATCTATGACTGCTGGTAATGTTAGCTCTATTTATGGTCTTCCAGAAGTTTTCACAACGGCAAGTTGGATTAATTTAGTTGTGACTGGTTTAGTTACACTTTCATTAGCAGTCGGCGTTATTATCGTTATATTGCTATCGAGAAAGCTCGGTATTTCTGATAAGTACAATTTAGTGTGTGTTTTTTTTGCAGTCATGTTTATTGTTTCCTATTTTTTTCCTTCAATTGCTGCGACCTTAAATTTCACAAGATTTTACGCTATTACTTTCTTATTCTTGTCTATATGCATCCCTATTGGCGCTCTAAGCTTAATAAAATTCGGTCAAACGATATTAACGGGAAGAGGTAAGAACCTTAAAAATAATCTCTCATCTCTTAGCAATCATGGCCGAATTTCCATGTTTCTTGTCGCTATACTCTTGGGTGCTTACTTCCTCTCTCAGACAGGATTTGTAAATTATGTTACAAATGGCGCAATTCATTCATCAACTTTTGATTATTATAAAATTAAAACATCGTCCCAGTCTTCGTATCAGATACAGTTCTACGAATCTTATACTCAAGACCAAGATGTTTCCAGTGCGATTTGGCTATCAAAATTTCTAAATTCTTCCTCTTCTCGCGTTTACTCTGATTCAATAGCAGGGCGACATGTATTAGTCAGCCAGGGCTTAATAAATTGGAATCGAATTTTATATTTGACCAATACCACGGAGCCAGATCAAGGTAGCTTGGTGTATTTGAGTGGTTTAAATATTGTTAATGGTCTTGTCCCTTCAGATGATGCTGTATATAATTACTCTGAAGTATCTTCCGCTTTCAAAGAAAGCCATTTAATCTATTCAAATGGTAACAGCGAAATATGGTGTCCTCCAAAAAAGAATTAAAACTATAGAACCATCTGATTTGTTAATTGAGTGTGATTCGATTTGGAGAAAAAAGTTACATTGGGTTTATGTGTTAAGAATGGGTCTAGAGTTGTAAAAACAGCTTTTGAGAGCATTTCAATTCAAGATTACCCTCACAACTTAATGAAGTTGGTAATTGTCGATAACGGTAGTACCGACGACACTTTATCGCTAATCTCTGATTTTGCGCAAAAGACCGATATACCAATATTAATCACTTCTAGCAAAGGAAAAGGACTTGCAGCTACAAGACAAATTGCGCTTGACTATGCCGAAGGTGATTATATTTTATGGGTTGATGATGATCTTGTGCTCAATAAAGATTATGTTAGAAATCAAATTTGTTTTATGGAAAAAAATGACAAAGTAGGCGCAGCCCGAGGGTTTTATAATAATTTTTCAAATGAATCTGTATTAGACATTCTTGATTTCTTGTTTTTATTACAGCCAAAAAAAATAAATTATATTGGCACCGGTGGCTCAATTTTCCGTTTAAAGGCTTTAAAAAAAGTCGGTGGTTTTGATACAAAGATTAGGGGTGCGGGCGAAGATATTGATATTTCTCTACGAATTATGAAATCAGGCTGGATATTGGCTACTAATACCTCTGCTAGATTGCATAATAGACAATTAAAAACATTGAAAGTATTATGGAAAAAAAATCTTGGATATGGCTACGCAAATCATTTTCTTTACCAGAAACACAAAGACTTGCAAATAATACTTAGATTCTTTCCGCCATTTACTCTTTTAAGTGGAACAAAAATGGCTGGCAAAGTGTATAAACTTGTGGGTATGCGCAAGGTCTTTGTTATCCCAGTTATTAACTTTTTTATTATTTCCGCACAAGGCTTAGGTTTTATACGTGCTCAAATGGATGGCTATGGACCTTCGTTTACCTGATGTCTAACTTTCGGCAGTGGTTTTTACCTTTTTTACGCTCTTATAATATAATGTTTAATTCGATTATTAACCGTAAATTTCTTTTAGAAAACGTTGATTCTTAAATTCATTTCGAAAAGAAAATATTGATGCTTTAATAACGGGTGAGTACTTTGATTAAATCAAAAGCTGATTACGACTTTTTTTTGGAAGCGGATAGAATCGCTCTTAGCAAGGATTCCTGTAAACGACCTGCAATTTTTGGCGATGAAATTTGGAAATTTCAACGTTTGCTAAGAAAAACAGAATATTATCAAAATTGTAAAAAAGATTTCTTATCACGAATTTATCTTGCTTATTTGATATTTAAACTTCACCGATTAAGTCTTACTCTGGGCTTTGACATTCCTAGAAATGTCTTCGGACCTGGTTTGTCTATTGCTCATCGTGGAACAATAATTGTCAGTGGCGCAGCTAAAGTAGGTGAAAACTGTCGAATAAGTGTCGGCGTTACTATTGGAACGAGTCCAACAAACGATGAACCTCTAGTTCCTAAAATTGGAAATAATGTATTCATTGGTCCAAATGCTGTGTTGGTAGGTGCAATTGAAATTGCAGATGGTATTGCAATTGGTGCAAATTCGTATGTTGATAAGTCTTTCACCGAAAAAGACATTACAATTGCTGGATGTCCCGCTAAAAAAATATCTAATAAAGGCCAAAAGGCAGCGTTTGGGCGCGCTACAGAGATTTTGCGGGAAAGAATGTGCAAGTCTAGAAAACCTTAAGAAGGAAACATTGAATGCAAACCGAATATCCAAAGGTTGCAATTGTAATACTTAATTGGAATGGTTTAGCTGATACTTTGGCATGTCTAGATTCTCTTCAAAAAATTGATTATCCCAATTATTCCGTTGTAGTCATTGACAATGGTTCAAGAAATAATGAAGCAAAGGTCATAAAAAACAAGTACAGTATATTTATTAAGTTGATAGAGGAAGAGACGAATCTTGGTTTCACTGGTGGATGCAATGAAGGGATTCGTTGGGCCCTTACCATTGGAGCTAAATACGTTCTCCTATTAAATAACGATACAATCGTAGATTCAGGCTTTTTAACAGAATTGGTTAAGGTTGCAGATAGTGATGAACGTGTAGGGATAGCGGGTCCTAAGATTTTGATTTATGAGAAACCTCATCTTATTTTTTCGACAGGTGGTCAAATAAATTTTAAAACAGGACTTACTCGCCTGAATGGAAAATATCAGATTGACGATGGCAAATTTGATGTGCTTAAAGAGGTTGATTTTGTCGCAGGGACTGCTCTTCTTATAAAGGTAGATCTTATTAGAAAAATTGGTCTCCTCAGCGACCTATATTTTGCTTATTACGAAGAAACTGAATGGTGCGTAAAAACAAAGAGAATAGGATTTAAAATTGTTTATGTACCGACAGCTAGAATTTGGCATAAACTTGATCCACACAAACGGGCAGAAAGTGAACTAGAGATGTATTACATGACTCGAAATCGAATTATTTTTGTGAGGCGTAATTCCAGCAGTTTTCAATTTCTTGTTTTTTCCCTTTTCTTTTTTGCTACTGACTTGATTATTCAAATGAAAAATAAACTTTTTTTAAAACCTTTTTTGTTTATTGCCTATCTTAAAGGTATTCGAAATGCTTTATTTTTACTTCCTTATGTAAAAGATGTTTAGGTTTGTTACTTTACCGATATGTAAAAGAGCCAGCTTTAGACTATTTAAATGAGAATAAATGAGTGGTTTGCTTTCAATTGTCTTTTCAAAAAATTGTTGTTCCTAAGATATTCGGTATATGGAGAGTCAAAAATGCGGATTGAATGGTACAGGCAAACGATATTACTATTAACTCTATGTTTCATTATAGTTCCTTCACTTGTCTCAGCATCAGTAATGGACGATGCAATATCAGCAATCTCAGTGGCCAAAATCCAACTTGTTAATGCCTACGAATTGACTCTGCAATTGGAACAAACTGGGGGAAACATTACTGAATTAACTTTAACTCTAAAT
The DNA window shown above is from Candidatus Bathyarchaeota archaeon and carries:
- a CDS encoding DUF2206 domain-containing protein — encoded protein: MRKKNLFIIPVFLTFIFLLVLFLNVPLLRDILVFFYLSFVPGFVIVKTFIKKEIGLIYFFLFSVGLSIFASMLLGLLVNAIYVFAGISKPLSVLPLSVVISVFTLIFSVIGYYRDFSSDIAFSIDFNVKRHLPLAFVLTLIPILGIVGALYINVLIMITLCIIIFFLCILCFTSNKLVPIKLYPFIIFSISISILLLNLLMSKYVIGDDANLEFFVFRINQIRGYWGPIDTGVNSWTAISYNSMLSVTLLPTFYSVLMTIKTEVLFKILYSFIFSLVPIALYQLFKRESSTSIGLLSALFFVFTYSAFFGELISVNRQIVSEFFLVLSILIWIDKALPINEKRLLLIVFGACIAVSHYSLAIIYLVFITLVVIISSIKSKFDDTFNAPTVLSIFGITFLWYMFSAGSTTYSTLNLIVDTIRRAFAQLTNFQLASMTAGNVSSIYGLPEVFTTASWINLVVTGLVTLSLAVGVIIVILLSRKLGISDKYNLVCVFFAVMFIVSYFFPSIAATLNFTRFYAITFLFLSICIPIGALSLIKFGQTILTGRGKNLKNNLSSLSNHGRISMFLVAILLGAYFLSQTGFVNYVTNGAIHSSTFDYYKIKTSSQSSYQIQFYESYTQDQDVSSAIWLSKFLNSSSSRVYSDSIAGRHVLVSQGLINWNRILYLTNTTEPDQGSLVYLSGLNIVNGLVPSDDAVYNYSEVSSAFKESHLIYSNGNSEIWCPPKKN
- a CDS encoding glycosyltransferase family 2 protein; protein product: MEKKVTLGLCVKNGSRVVKTAFESISIQDYPHNLMKLVIVDNGSTDDTLSLISDFAQKTDIPILITSSKGKGLAATRQIALDYAEGDYILWVDDDLVLNKDYVRNQICFMEKNDKVGAARGFYNNFSNESVLDILDFLFLLQPKKINYIGTGGSIFRLKALKKVGGFDTKIRGAGEDIDISLRIMKSGWILATNTSARLHNRQLKTLKVLWKKNLGYGYANHFLYQKHKDLQIILRFFPPFTLLSGTKMAGKVYKLVGMRKVFVIPVINFFIISAQGLGFIRAQMDGYGPSFT
- a CDS encoding serine acetyltransferase, which encodes MIKSKADYDFFLEADRIALSKDSCKRPAIFGDEIWKFQRLLRKTEYYQNCKKDFLSRIYLAYLIFKLHRLSLTLGFDIPRNVFGPGLSIAHRGTIIVSGAAKVGENCRISVGVTIGTSPTNDEPLVPKIGNNVFIGPNAVLVGAIEIADGIAIGANSYVDKSFTEKDITIAGCPAKKISNKGQKAAFGRATEILRERMCKSRKP
- a CDS encoding glycosyltransferase family 2 protein, encoding MQTEYPKVAIVILNWNGLADTLACLDSLQKIDYPNYSVVVIDNGSRNNEAKVIKNKYSIFIKLIEEETNLGFTGGCNEGIRWALTIGAKYVLLLNNDTIVDSGFLTELVKVADSDERVGIAGPKILIYEKPHLIFSTGGQINFKTGLTRLNGKYQIDDGKFDVLKEVDFVAGTALLIKVDLIRKIGLLSDLYFAYYEETEWCVKTKRIGFKIVYVPTARIWHKLDPHKRAESELEMYYMTRNRIIFVRRNSSSFQFLVFSLFFFATDLIIQMKNKLFLKPFLFIAYLKGIRNALFLLPYVKDV